In Streptomyces sp. NBC_01408, one DNA window encodes the following:
- a CDS encoding 4'-phosphopantetheinyl transferase superfamily protein, whose translation MIGYVNQLDGDAPRTGALPRGADAAVWSLDITRDVVGGHPLDGATAMLDAAERDRAGRLLREGDRRRYLASHVGLRVLLGGYLGLAPEKVTLVREDCPCCGGPHGRPAVAGGALHFSLSHSADVAYFAFAGVPVGIDVEGIPGAAAVADILNTLHPAETAELTALPEPDRRTALARVWSRKEAYLKATGTGLALGLADPYVGSGAAPARVPGWTLTDLPAPTGYAAALALRA comes from the coding sequence GTGATCGGATACGTGAACCAGCTCGACGGCGACGCACCGCGGACCGGGGCCCTCCCCAGGGGTGCGGACGCGGCGGTGTGGTCCCTGGACATCACGCGTGACGTGGTCGGCGGGCACCCGCTCGACGGGGCGACGGCGATGCTGGACGCGGCCGAACGCGACCGGGCGGGGCGGCTGTTGCGGGAGGGCGACCGGCGCCGCTACCTCGCCTCGCACGTGGGACTGCGCGTACTACTCGGCGGCTATCTGGGGCTGGCCCCGGAGAAGGTCACCCTGGTGCGGGAGGACTGCCCGTGCTGCGGCGGGCCGCACGGCCGTCCCGCCGTGGCCGGCGGCGCGCTCCACTTCTCCCTCTCGCACAGCGCGGACGTGGCCTACTTCGCCTTCGCCGGGGTGCCGGTCGGCATCGACGTGGAGGGGATCCCCGGCGCAGCCGCCGTCGCCGACATCCTGAACACCCTGCACCCGGCGGAGACCGCCGAGCTGACCGCCCTCCCGGAGCCGGACCGCCGGACGGCGCTGGCCCGGGTGTGGTCCCGCAAGGAGGCGTACCTCAAGGCCACGGGCACCGGGCTGGCGCTCGGCCTGGCCGACCCGTACGTCGGCTCCGGCGCCGCCCCGGCCCGCGTCCCGGGCTGGACCCTGACGGACCTCCCGGCCCCCACCGGCTACGCGGCGGCCCTCGCCCTGCGCGCGTAG
- a CDS encoding thioesterase II family protein: MTTGLDSNRWFRRYPATAAPRRRLVVLPHAGGSASFYHAWGRAFDGETEVLVAAYPGRQERFAEPCIDRMDVLADEVTAALLPLAGIPLTLFGHSMGASLAYEVALRLEARHAVRPAAVHVSSRRAPHRLTQRNLYLAGDAALLDEVRMLGGTATALLDDPDVQELVLPALRADFTIVGTYGPRSAVPLGCPVHAWIGDADPNTPVREMEAWGDVAPRGFQLRVLPGGHFYLVEQHDALVRGIAEQLVPVG; the protein is encoded by the coding sequence ATGACGACAGGCCTGGACAGCAACAGGTGGTTCCGCAGGTACCCCGCGACGGCCGCGCCCCGACGCCGGCTGGTGGTCCTGCCGCACGCGGGCGGCTCCGCGAGCTTCTACCACGCCTGGGGCCGCGCCTTCGACGGTGAGACGGAAGTCCTGGTGGCCGCGTACCCGGGCCGGCAGGAGCGGTTCGCCGAACCGTGCATCGACCGCATGGACGTGCTCGCCGACGAGGTCACCGCGGCGCTGCTGCCCCTCGCCGGCATACCCCTGACGCTCTTCGGCCACAGCATGGGCGCCTCGCTGGCCTACGAGGTGGCGCTGCGCCTGGAGGCGCGGCACGCCGTGCGCCCCGCCGCCGTCCACGTGTCCAGCCGCAGGGCCCCGCACCGGCTGACCCAGCGCAACCTCTACCTGGCGGGGGACGCGGCCCTGCTCGACGAAGTGCGCATGCTCGGCGGTACCGCCACCGCGCTCCTGGACGATCCGGACGTCCAGGAACTCGTGCTGCCCGCGCTCCGGGCGGACTTCACCATCGTGGGCACCTACGGCCCGCGCAGCGCCGTCCCGCTCGGCTGCCCCGTCCACGCCTGGATCGGCGACGCGGACCCGAACACCCCGGTGCGGGAGATGGAGGCCTGGGGCGATGTCGCGCCCCGCGGGTTCCAGCTGCGGGTGCTGCCAGGCGGCCACTTCTACCTGGTCGAGCAGCACGACGCGCTGGTACGCGGGATCGCGGAGCAACTGGTCCCCGTCGGCTGA